The Patescibacteria group bacterium nucleotide sequence TACTCGCACCCTACCGCCTGGCGTACTGGCGGTTCATTCTTCAAGTGACGTTCAACAACCCGGCCAACTTCGGTCGGGCGATCGCGATCGCCGCGAGTGGTTACCACTTCTTCGCCTACACGCGCGAGGTGGTGGTGCCGCGGCTCATCGCAGCTGAGCGTCGTCTCTAGCCGTTATCACTCCCACTTCGAGTGCTCTGACGGCTTATTTTTTTAAAAACTATGATGTTTCATGGTACAGACTTGATTGTGGTTACCTGGTTCAGTACGCACTAATTTGCCATCCTCGATATACAACACCTGATGCGCCACATCTTTGATGCGCTCATCGTGACTAACAATCACCACGCTCTTTTTTTGTTCACAACCTAATGAACATAACAGCATCATTACTTCATGCCCTTTAGCGCGATCAAGATTGGCGGTTGGTTCATCGGCCAGAATTAACGCCGCATCATTGATCATAGCTCGTGCTATCGCCACCCGTTGGCGCTCACCACCGGATAGATCTTTTGGCCTGGCGTGCAAGCGGTGTGCTAGACCCAGCTTACGCAAAAGTTCTTCAGCTCGTTCTCGACGATTGGTGACAGTAAAACCAGCCACCATAACATTTTCCAAGGCACTTAAATTTTCTAATAAATTAAACGATTGAAAAA carries:
- a CDS encoding ABC transporter ATP-binding protein, yielding MANILEVKNLKKIFAAGKPAEVRAVNGVDFAVGAGEIVMIMGPSGSGKTTVLTMIGGLLTPTSGSVHWQEQDVYALRSNARTAVRREQVGFIFQSFNLLENLSALENVMVAGFTVTNRRERAEELLRKLGLAHRLHARPKDLSGGERQRVAIARAMINDAALILADEPTANLDRAKGHEVMMLLCSLGCEQKKSVVIVSHDERIKDVAHQVLYIEDGKLVRTEPGNHNQVCTMKHHSF